Proteins found in one Quercus robur chromosome 2, dhQueRobu3.1, whole genome shotgun sequence genomic segment:
- the LOC126715133 gene encoding MDIS1-interacting receptor like kinase 2-like: MAPSVSISILVLALWVLCIFTHSTTMVVAAKSSALELEAKALLESGWWSSNYTTNGSSLSHCAWPEIICNDGGSVTWIQIYGVDLGDKFRKLNFSSFPNLEGLDLYNTGLQGSIPPEIGTLSKLTYLSLSMNNLTGNLPLSLTNLTQLEMFSIHNNLFSGEFPLLLANLTQLETFDISSNLFSGSIPKELGNLKNLYSLDLSNNTLTGPIPSTLSLLTGLFYLDLSSNEISGSIASEIRFLKHLEYLDLQQNKLTGPLPSFLWHLTNLTYLSLNSNQINGSIAAEIGNMKNLEKLYLNYNDIAGQIPITIGHLTNLRTLSLAWNQISGSIPAEIANCILLRNLTLSHNYLTGTISFDMSNLYLLVYLDLSYNNLSGFIPRTINHLTVLETLSLNWNQINGSIPTEIIDCQSLRHLSLSHNSLSGYIPFHISDLHFLNAIDLSHNNISGDIPFELGDSPSLELLDFSYNNLTGNIPNISISIKEINFSYNSLHGQIPNGYLNCSPYTFIGNKDLCGDIKGFPPCFPSFLNNNKSIVHLIKIVVPLSFFLVVLLVGFFSLSRRGDKKTKYESSETKNGDLFSIWNYDGKIAYEDIIEATKDFDISCCIGTGGYGSVYKAQLPSGKVVAIKKLHRLEAENPTFDKSFKNEIKMLAAIRHRNIVKLLGYCLHYRCMFLIYEYMERGSLFSVLSNDVEAVEFDWMKRMNVIKSIAHALCYMHHECVPAIVHRDITSNNILLNSKLEGFVSDFGMAKCLDPNSSNQTLVAGTYGYLAPELAYTMVVTEKCDVYSFGVVALEILTGRHPGELMTSFSTSQSVMLNEILDQRLPPPNRLVAKDVFLVAAISFACLHTKPKSRPTMKWVSQEFLSHKKPVTNPLHSVSLWQLRNQENYTIGESETQ; the protein is encoded by the exons ATGGCTCCCTCTGTCTCCATTTCCATTCTGGTATTAGCATTATGGGTTCTTTGTATATTCACGCACTCCACAACTATGGTTGTTGCAGCTAAGTCATCAGCGCTAGAACTAGAAGCCAAGGCTCTGCTGGAGAGTGGGTGGTGGAGTAGTAACTACACCACCAATGGTTCCTCCTTGAGTCATTGCGCGTGGCCTGAAATCATATGCAATGATGGCGGAAGCGTCACATGGATTCAAATATATGGGGTCGATCTGGGAGATAAGTTCCGAAAACTCAACTTCTCATCCTTCCCAAATTTAGAAGGTCTTGATCTTTATAATACTGGACTCCAAGGAAGCATCCCGCCAGAGATTGGTACTCTTTCTAAACTCACCTATCTTTCTCTATCCATGAATAATCTCACAGGTAATTTGCCTCTTTCACTGACAAACCTCACTCAATTGGAGATGTTTTCCATTCACAATAATCTATTCAGTGGTGAGTTTCCTCTTTTGCTTGCCAACCTCACTCAGTTAGAGACATTTGACATTTCTTCTAACCTATTTAGTGGGTCCATTCCTAAAGAATTGGGAAATTTAAAGAATCTTTATAGTTTAGATTTGAGTAATAACACACTCACCGGGCCAATCCCTTCAACTCTTAGCCTTCTAACCGGTCTTTTTTATTTGGATCTGTCTTCTAATGAAATCAGCGGTTCTATAGCTTCAGAAATTAGATTTCTAAAGCACCTAGAATACTTGGACCTACAACAAAACAAGCTCACTGGTCCACTCCCTTCATTTCTATGGCATCTAACCAATTTGACCTATTTGTCTCTTAATTCGAACCAAATCAATGGTTCCATTGCCGCAGAAATCGGCAACATGAAGAATCTGGAAAAGTTGTACCTCAATTATAATGACATTGCTGGTCAAATCCCTATCACAATTGGTCATTTAACTAACTTGAGAACTTTGTCCCTTGCTTGGAACCAAATTAGTGGCTCCATCCCTGCAGAAATAGCTAATTGCATTTTGTTGCGCAACTTAACTCTAAGCCACAACTACTTAACAGGAACCATTTCCTTTGACATGAGTAAcctttatttgttagtatatttaGATCTCAGCTATAATAACCTTAGTGGTTTCATTCCCCGAACTATCAATCATTTAACTGTTTTGGAAACTCTGTCCCTCAATTGGAATCAAATCAATGGCTCCATCCCCACTGAAATAATTGATTGCCAGAGCTTGAGACACTTGTCATTAAGCCACAACTCCTTAAGTGGTTACATTCCCTTTCACATTAGTGATCTTCATTTCTTAAATGCTATTGACCTTAGTCATAACAACATCAGCGGAGATATTCCATTTGAACTTGGGGATTCACCATCTTTAGAGCTCTTGGATTTTAGCTACAATAATCTTACCGGTAACATTCCCAATATTTCTAtttcaataaaagaaataaactttTCATACAATTCATTACATGGTCAGATCCCAAATGGCTACTTAAATTGTTCACCTTACACATTTATTGGCAACAAAGATTTATGCGGTGACATCAAAGGTTTCCCTCCTTGCTTTCCATCTTTCCTAAACAATAACAAATCAATTGTCCAcctaataaaaattgttgttccCCTCAGCTTTTTCCTTGTGGTTTTacttgttgggtttttttccctctctcgaCGTGGGGATAAGAAAACTAAATATGAGTCAAGTGAAACAAAGAATGGTGACTTATTTTCAATATGGAATTATGATGGAAAAATTGCATATGAAGACATCATCGAAGCAACAAAGGACTTTGACATTAGCTGCTGCATCGGGACAGGCGGTTATGGTAGTGTTTACAAAGCACAATTGCCTAGTGGTAAAGTAGTTGCCATAAAGAAACTTCATCGCTTGGAGGCTGAGAACCCAACATTTGACAAGAGTTTCAAAAATGAGATCAAAATGTTAGCAGCAATCCGACATCGAAATATTGTTAAACTTCTTGGCTACTGTTTGCATTATCGATGCATGTTTTTAATCTATGAGTATATGGAAAGGGGAAGCTTGTTTTCTGTCCTAAGCAATGATGTTGAGGCTGTGGAATTTGATTGGATGAAGAGGATGAACGTCATCAAAAGTATAGCACATGCCTTATGTTACATGCATCATGAATGTGTTCCAGCAATTGTTCATCGAGATATAACCAGCAACAATATACTATTGAACTCTAAATTGGAGGGTTTTGTCTCTGATTTTGGCATGGCTAAATGTCTTGATCCTAATTCCTCCAATCAAACTTTAGTTGCTGGGACTTATGGTTATCTTGCTCcag AATTGGCCTATACTATGGTGGTGACTGAAAAATGTGATGTTTATAGCTTTGGAGTGGTGGCATTAGAAATATTAACGGGAAGACATCCAGGCGAGCTCATGACATCGTTTTCAACATCACAAAGTGTGATGTTAAATGAAATATTAGACCAACGTCTCCCACCTCCAAACCGTTTGGTTGCAAAGGATGTTTTTCTTGTTGCTGCAATTTCATTTGCTTGCTTACACACTAAACCAAAGTCCAGGCCGACAATGAAATGGGTGTCCCAAGAATTTCTCTCTCATAAGAAACCGGTAACGAACCCCTTACATTCAGTTTCACTGTGGCAATTAAGGAACCAAGAAAATTATACGATTGGAGAGAGTGAAACTCAATAA